In Bradyrhizobium guangdongense, the sequence GCGCCGGTCTCGCTGGTGCTGACCTATGACCGCGTGCTCGATCCCGGCGCGGTCTGCCATTTCGATCTCGGCGCACTCTGCTACGGCATCGTGCTGGCGGCCTGGGACCGCGGGCTCGGCTCTGTCATCAACGGGCAGGGTATCATGCGGAGCGACATCGTGCGCGAGGTGGCGGGAATTCCCGAGGACGAGGTCATCATGACCTGCGTTGCGATGGGCTATCCCGACGACAATTTTGCCGCGAACGCCGTGCGCTCGGACCGCGAAGGTAACGAGGAGTTCGTCCGCTATGTCGGCTTCGCCGAGTGACTGAAGGAGGGAGAGGAGATTATTCCATCGCGAAATTTTTCGTGCGGACTCCTTACGACCCCTTGCAATCTTCACCGCGCAGGAGGAACAATATGCGGACTCGAAGGTTTGTTGCTGGCGCGAGGGAATTGACATGCGGCGGCTGGCTAGCCTGGTTCGATGGTTCTTCGGCCCGCGGATGCGGCGCCCGATCGATGACGATCCCACCCTTCCTTTTACTCCTGAAGAGTTCGGCAGATTGATCCGCAGCGGCAAGCGCGAGGACATGAAGCTGCTTGCCGAGGGGTTGAGCTGTCGCTCGATCCCGCACCGCATCAAGTACCGCGCGACGCACTAGGCGCGAGCGCACCACCATCGCGCAATTGCAGCGGGTGGGATGATGCCTGGGGCCGAGGTGCTTACTTGCTCTTCGCTGCGACTGCGCTAGCCGTTTTCTTTTTGCTGTCCGCGTTGACGAAGTGCACGCCGGCCGTGGTGCCGTCGATCCAGACCAGCTCGCAGCGCCGATAAGCCAGTCCGGTCGATGACAGCACCATAAAGAATTCCTTGGCCTGCAGCACGTCGAGTGTGCCTTCCACCTCGATCTTGGCGCCGGTGTTCGACACGTCGATCAGAACGCAGCTGCGCCGCCAGGTGCCGTCCGCTCCCATCAAATTCACGGGTTGCCGGTGATCCATTCTGACACGAGAGTCCTTGCGGCTGTCGAGCTTCATCGGCTGGTCCCCATTGCTGCGGTGCGATCGCGCGTGCCGGCGCTGGCCGCGATTTCCCCCCAGCGCACCGTCCATTGGCTGGTCGACAGGAGGAGCGTTTCGAACATCAGCTGCGCGCGTTCGCGTTGGGCGAAGGAGAGCCGTGCGCTGCTGCGGTTGCTCAGGATCGCAAGCGTCGTCGCCCAGTTCAGGCGTGACGCCCGGCAGGCCATCACCAGGCCTTCGCAATCGTCGTCGCTCATGACTTGCTCGATGATCTCGACCGGAGCCCCTGACAGCACCGACAGAGCGGTGAACAGATTGGCGGTCTCGCCGCGGATCGCGAAGCGGTTCACGGTGGAATCGCCGAGCTTGCCAATTCGGTTGAGCGCGACGATCTCGGGTCTTGCCTTGGCATAATCGGTCGAGGAGGGCCGGTTCCGCAGAGCCGGTAGTGCGTCCTGCGCGGGCGAAACGGAGGCTGCGTCGGGTTTGGCCGGCGCGGCCGTGCAGGAGGAAGTGGAGAGCAACTTGCGGACGACCAGGTCGGGTGTGTCGGGCCGGAGCGCCAGCGCCTTCGCGATCTCGCCGTCCTGGTCGGCCGTGGCGATCAGGGTGGCATAAGCCGTCTCGGAGAATTTTGTCCCGGGGTTCTTGATCAGCGCAAGGCAGATCCGCTCGCCGCGCTTGATCAGCGTCTCGGTCACTTCGGGCTCGATGCACTCGCGCGCTGCGATCGCGCGTTGATGCCGCTCGCCGCACGAGGCCGCCACCGACACGAGATCGGCCGTAGGGAGTGCCTGCGATTTGTGCAGGACAGGACACGCCACGTCCGGGTCGTCATGCATCGCAAGACGGCGCAATGTCTCGGGCGGAGCGACCGCAAGCGCGGCAAGCGCCGTGCTGAGCTGG encodes:
- a CDS encoding PilZ domain-containing protein, translating into MKLDSRKDSRVRMDHRQPVNLMGADGTWRRSCVLIDVSNTGAKIEVEGTLDVLQAKEFFMVLSSTGLAYRRCELVWIDGTTAGVHFVNADSKKKTASAVAAKSK
- a CDS encoding DUF2336 domain-containing protein; translation: MMANSPADSLVELEDAVAACPPERCARILEGVVNLLSANRDRPQHLLAGVADRVLLRLTERVTAGALIQLSTALAALAVAPPETLRRLAMHDDPDVACPVLHKSQALPTADLVSVAASCGERHQRAIAARECIEPEVTETLIKRGERICLALIKNPGTKFSETAYATLIATADQDGEIAKALALRPDTPDLVVRKLLSTSSCTAAPAKPDAASVSPAQDALPALRNRPSSTDYAKARPEIVALNRIGKLGDSTVNRFAIRGETANLFTALSVLSGAPVEIIEQVMSDDDCEGLVMACRASRLNWATTLAILSNRSSARLSFAQRERAQLMFETLLLSTSQWTVRWGEIAASAGTRDRTAAMGTSR